The Dokdonia sp. 4H-3-7-5 genomic interval CATCTTGATGCTATACAAGCAGAGTTGTTACAATTTGCGCAAGTGGTGGTAGATAAAAATCAGACTATTATCTGTCTTGTAGGTAATGAGGTAAATCGCCATGCAGATACACACAAGTTATTCCAAGTGCTCCAAGACGTGCAAGTGCGCATGATTTCTTACGGAGGAAGTGATCATAACATATCATTGCTAGTCGCAACGGAGGATAAACGTAGTGCTCTAGAGCTATTACAGCGTTATGTATTTTCTCTTCCTGTAGCAAACTAAGAAGTTCTTATAACTATAAAAGCCCGTTTTCAATGTGAAAACGGGCTTTTATAGTTTGATAGCTTTCGCGAAAGCGTACTTATTTTACTTATTCATAAGATCTTCAATCTCCTCAACTGTGATAGGAATGTCACCCATAAGATTTACAGGAGCTCCATTTTCTTGGATGACTAGATCATCCTCTATACGTATCCCAAAACCTTCTTTAGGAATGTATATTCCAGGCTCTACAGTAAACACATTGTTGGCTTGCATAGGTTCATGTAGCAATCCGTAATCATGAGTATCAAGTCCAATATGGTGAGAAGTACCGTGCATAAAATACTTCTTATAAGCAGGCCAGTCTGGATTCTCATTCTGCACATCTGCTTTGTCAAGTAACCCTAGACCTAGTAACTCAGAAGTCATCAGTTTACCCACTTCTACGTGATATTGTTCCCACATAGTGCCAGGTACTAACATTTTTGTAGCGTCATCCTTTACGCGTAATACTGCGTTATAAACATCTTTTTGTCTGTCTGTAAACCTTCCATTAACAGGAATGGTTCTTGTCATGTCACTTGAGTAGTTTGCATACTCTGCTCCTACATCCATTAATATAAGTTCTCCATCTTTACACTGATTGTTGTTTTCAATGTAGTGAAGTACGTTTGCGCTATTACCAGAAGCTATGATTGGTGTGTACGCAAACTTCTTAGAGCGATTGCGTAAGAATTCATGCATGTACTCTGCTTCAATCTCATACTCCCAAACTCCAGGTTTTACAAACCCAAGCACGCGACGGAAACCTTTATTAGTAATATCACAAGCCTTCTGCATTAGATCTAACTCGATAGGATCTTTTACAGAACGTAAGCGCTGTAGGATTGGGTTACTTTTTGCAACACTGTGCGCTGGATATTTTGCTTTCCACCATTTTGTAAAACGATCTTCTCTTGTCTCAAGTGCTACAGACTGGCGATAGTGTTCATTAGTGTTTACATATACAGTATCTGCATACGTCATAAGCTCTGCAAACACTTTCTCTAAGTCTTGAAGCCAAAAAACTGTTTTGATTCCTGAAGTTTCTAATGCTTTTTCCTTTGTAAGTTTTTCTCCTTCCCAAACTGCGATGTGATCGTTAGTTTCTGTTAAGAAAAGGATCTCACGATATTGCTCTTTTGGACAGTCTGGAAATAAAACAAGGATAGACTCTTCTTGATCAACGCCGCTTAAATAAAAAATATCACGATGTTGCTCAAAAGGAAGAGTAGAGTCTGCGCTTACTGGGTAAGTGTCATTACTATTAAAAACAGCAAGACTCTTAGGCTTCATTTGCGCCA includes:
- a CDS encoding aminopeptidase P family protein; amino-acid sequence: MKYDLIDNTLFIKNRKNFMAQMKPKSLAVFNSNDTYPVSADSTLPFEQHRDIFYLSGVDQEESILVLFPDCPKEQYREILFLTETNDHIAVWEGEKLTKEKALETSGIKTVFWLQDLEKVFAELMTYADTVYVNTNEHYRQSVALETREDRFTKWWKAKYPAHSVAKSNPILQRLRSVKDPIELDLMQKACDITNKGFRRVLGFVKPGVWEYEIEAEYMHEFLRNRSKKFAYTPIIASGNSANVLHYIENNNQCKDGELILMDVGAEYANYSSDMTRTIPVNGRFTDRQKDVYNAVLRVKDDATKMLVPGTMWEQYHVEVGKLMTSELLGLGLLDKADVQNENPDWPAYKKYFMHGTSHHIGLDTHDYGLLHEPMQANNVFTVEPGIYIPKEGFGIRIEDDLVIQENGAPVNLMGDIPITVEEIEDLMNK